The Lycium barbarum isolate Lr01 chromosome 9, ASM1917538v2, whole genome shotgun sequence genome has a segment encoding these proteins:
- the LOC132609489 gene encoding uncharacterized protein LOC132609489 has translation MYRAQLLAAVGVDGNNNIFPIAYAIVEKECKDTWQWFLNYLTIHIEIEEQYLWTFMSDKQKGLLEAFEEVLPNVSHRFCARHLHNNFKNAGFPGHVLKDAFWKAARATTVEAFNIGMSEIFELDKEVYEWLSTKLPSEWSRSHFSPLSKCDMLLNYVCEVFNSLILDARDKPIIKILETIRHILMARIAFNRDKAETWTSGDICSIIKKKLHTNMKGASGYIPPKADSWNYEIIGSTDIDTWAVDLYNKICSCRKWELSGIPCKHAICAI, from the coding sequence ATGTATAGAGCACAGTTGCTTGCTGCTGTAGGTGTGGATGGCAATAACAATATATTTCCTATAGCCTATGCCATTGTGGAAAAGGAGTGCAAGGATACATGGCAATGGTTTTTGAACTATTTGACGATTCATATTGAAATAGAAGAGCAATATCTCTGGACATTCATGTCAGATAAGCAAAAAGGCCTTCTTGAAGCTTTTGAGGAAGTGTTACCAAATGTTTCTCACAGGTTTTGTGCGCGGCACTTGCACAACAATTTCAAAAATGCCGGGTTCCCTGGTCATGTGTTGAAAGATGCATTTTGGAAAGCGGCTAGAGCAACAACTGTTGAAGCTTTTAATATAGGTATGTCGGAGATATTCGAATTGGATAAAGAAGTGTACGAATGGCTTTCTACTAAGTTGCCTAGTGAATGGTCTAGATCTCACTTCTCACCACTTTCAAAGTGTGACATGTTGTTAAACTATGTGTGTGAGGTCTTCAACAGTTTGATTCTTGATGCTAGAGATAAACCCATTATCAAAATTTTGGAGACCATAAGACATATACTCATGGCTAGGATTGCATTCAATAGGGATAAAGCTGAAACATGGACTTCGGGTGACATTTGTTCAATTATAAAGAAGAAATTGCATACAAACATGAAGGGAGCTTCTGGTTATATTCCTCCAAAGGCCGACTCATGGAATTATGAAATCATAGGGTCTACTGATATTGACACTTGGGCTGTGGACTTGTATAACAAGATATGTAGTTGTAGAAAATGGGAATTATCAGGGATACCTTGCAAACATGCTATTTGTGCTATATAG